One region of Rhodophyticola sp. CCM32 genomic DNA includes:
- a CDS encoding aKG-HExxH-type peptide beta-hydroxylase gives MDIELTEGSSDPNKVLQRIKKPYNESLTYLSVALGLEGLVHRFCWPHFALYNLSVGKVEADEFEEAKQLLARINDFTSSTNFRSVRISRFDPDEETLQNELLLEILSRDESGVKIGKVTEQQFDISKVLVLEAIDVIRKTAPKYSNEMALLIDEIILTGRTQDYYVRSGSSYTAFGLVTIYADPEGTLAYFIEHIVHELSHLVLFTFNGQDSLVLNKDTERFKAPLRDDLRPMFGLFHALFVMVRSYIALDLARSELTNAGEDVADRLVELKKLIIATHKTVSKNAEFTETGRLIFEDIERVVIRNDLLA, from the coding sequence ATGGATATTGAGTTAACTGAAGGTTCTTCAGACCCCAATAAAGTGCTTCAGCGGATTAAGAAACCTTACAACGAATCGTTGACTTATCTGAGTGTTGCATTGGGATTGGAGGGGCTGGTCCATCGATTTTGCTGGCCTCACTTTGCCCTATATAATTTATCGGTCGGGAAGGTTGAGGCGGATGAATTTGAGGAGGCAAAGCAACTGCTGGCTCGCATCAATGACTTTACCAGTAGCACAAATTTCCGAAGTGTTCGCATTTCTAGGTTTGACCCTGATGAAGAGACTCTGCAAAATGAGCTACTGTTGGAGATTTTGAGTCGCGACGAGAGTGGTGTTAAGATTGGCAAGGTTACCGAACAGCAGTTCGACATCTCTAAAGTGCTAGTTCTTGAAGCAATTGACGTGATACGAAAAACTGCTCCAAAGTATTCAAACGAAATGGCGCTTCTAATAGATGAAATTATCTTGACTGGAAGAACGCAGGATTATTACGTCAGATCAGGAAGCAGTTACACCGCATTTGGTCTCGTGACAATATATGCGGATCCAGAGGGAACACTGGCTTACTTTATCGAACATATTGTTCACGAACTTAGCCATCTCGTACTATTCACATTTAATGGACAGGATTCACTTGTTCTGAATAAGGATACCGAACGGTTCAAGGCTCCTCTTCGAGATGATTTGAGACCGATGTTTGGCCTGTTTCATGCCCTTTTCGTTATGGTGCGTAGCTACATTGCACTCGATCTTGCAAGGTCTGAACTAACCAACGCCGGTGAAGACGTCGCTGATCGACTAGTAGAGTTAAAGAAACTGATCATTGCGACGCACAAAACAGTTTCGAAGAACGCAGAATTCACTGAAACAGGGCGGTTGATCTTTGAAGACATCGAAAGAGTGGTGATAAGAAACGACTTACTTGCATGA
- a CDS encoding IS110 family transposase — translation MQVTTIGVDLAKNVFQVHGIAENDDVLFNKPLRRAQFLPFFAKLEPCLIGMESCSSAHHWARELTALGHEVRLIPPMYVKPYVKRGKSDAIDAEAICEAVTRPTMRFVAIKTVEQQALLSLHRARDLLVRQRTQLINGLRGLVAEFGVYIPRGLARVIGFAENITLGEVLDLPDIANEVIRNLSDQLMALHKRVRWYEERLKQVAKEDARVRLLRTIPGVGVVTASAIIASIGDGHQFRNGREFAAWLGLTPANKSSGGKEKLGRITKMGDQYLRSLLVVGMTSLVRQTRSHPERASKWLTSLLERKPARVATVAMANKTARIVWAVLTRDEPYSPRAAA, via the coding sequence ATGCAAGTTACCACAATCGGCGTTGACCTGGCCAAGAACGTTTTCCAAGTCCATGGTATCGCAGAGAACGACGATGTGTTGTTCAACAAGCCCCTGAGACGGGCGCAGTTTCTGCCGTTCTTTGCTAAATTAGAACCCTGCCTGATCGGCATGGAGTCTTGCAGCAGCGCCCATCATTGGGCCCGCGAGTTGACGGCCTTGGGCCACGAGGTGCGTTTGATCCCGCCGATGTATGTGAAGCCCTACGTCAAGCGCGGGAAGTCAGACGCGATCGACGCTGAGGCAATCTGTGAAGCAGTGACACGACCCACGATGCGCTTTGTTGCGATCAAAACGGTTGAGCAACAAGCCTTGCTATCGCTTCATCGGGCTCGCGACCTTTTGGTCCGTCAAAGGACGCAACTGATCAACGGCCTACGTGGCCTTGTTGCCGAGTTTGGCGTTTACATTCCGAGAGGGCTGGCTCGGGTGATTGGCTTCGCCGAAAACATCACCCTTGGTGAAGTGCTCGACTTGCCGGACATCGCCAACGAGGTGATCCGCAACCTGTCAGATCAGCTCATGGCTCTGCATAAGCGGGTCCGATGGTATGAAGAGCGCCTCAAGCAAGTGGCCAAAGAAGATGCGCGTGTCCGTTTGCTGCGCACGATACCCGGCGTCGGCGTGGTGACGGCCTCTGCGATCATCGCCAGCATCGGCGACGGGCATCAGTTCCGTAATGGCCGGGAGTTCGCCGCCTGGCTGGGCTTGACGCCTGCGAATAAATCCAGCGGAGGAAAGGAAAAGCTGGGGCGGATCACCAAGATGGGCGATCAATATTTGCGATCGTTGCTTGTCGTCGGCATGACATCACTGGTCCGACAAACACGGTCCCACCCCGAACGCGCCAGCAAGTGGCTGACGTCACTGCTCGAACGCAAACCTGCGCGTGTTGCAACCGTCGCCATGGCCAACAAGACCGCCCGGATCGTCTGGGCTGTCCTGACCCGCGATGAACCCTACAGCCCCCGTGCGGCAGCCTGA
- a CDS encoding IS630 family transposase, translating into MVGRVADAVVLSDEERRFLEGQVRQHKTPRSLSDRCRMILLCAEGLPSKEVAAQLGVHEHTVGKWRRRFAQDRIEGLTDEYRPGRPRTVSDEQVAEVIERTLNTMPKDATHWSIRSMAAATGLSHTTIRRIWNAFGLQPHRSETFKLSTDPLFVDKVQDIVGLYLSPPNRAIVLCVDEKSQIQALDREQPVLPMAPGVAERRTHTYIRHGTTSLFAALDIATGAVIGKCYKRHRATEFPDFLKKIDRHVPAGPDVHIVMDNYATHKTPRVKAWLARRPHWHVHFTPTSASWINQVDRWFAELTRKQLQRGVHRSTVELEADIVAFIEAHNENPTPYKWVKSADEILASVKRFCQQTQQTLCREL; encoded by the coding sequence ATGGTTGGACGGGTTGCGGATGCGGTGGTGCTGAGCGATGAAGAGCGCCGCTTTCTCGAAGGTCAGGTTCGGCAGCACAAGACGCCCCGGTCTTTGTCGGATCGCTGTCGGATGATCCTGTTGTGCGCCGAGGGGCTGCCCAGCAAGGAAGTGGCTGCACAGCTTGGCGTGCACGAGCACACGGTGGGCAAATGGCGCAGGCGTTTTGCACAGGATCGGATCGAAGGCCTCACCGACGAATACCGCCCCGGTCGCCCGCGCACGGTGTCGGATGAACAGGTGGCCGAGGTGATCGAGCGCACGCTGAACACCATGCCAAAGGACGCAACCCACTGGTCGATCCGCTCAATGGCTGCCGCGACGGGGCTGTCTCACACAACAATTCGGCGGATTTGGAACGCATTCGGGCTACAGCCACACCGCAGCGAGACTTTCAAACTCTCAACCGATCCGCTGTTCGTGGACAAGGTGCAGGATATTGTCGGGTTGTACCTGTCGCCGCCGAACCGGGCTATCGTGTTGTGCGTAGACGAGAAATCCCAGATTCAAGCGCTGGATCGGGAACAGCCGGTCCTGCCCATGGCGCCCGGCGTGGCTGAGCGGAGAACTCACACTTACATCCGCCACGGTACGACCTCGCTCTTTGCCGCTCTGGATATTGCCACCGGTGCCGTGATCGGAAAGTGCTACAAACGGCATCGTGCAACAGAGTTTCCGGACTTTCTCAAAAAGATCGACCGGCACGTGCCCGCAGGCCCCGACGTGCATATCGTCATGGACAATTATGCCACCCACAAGACGCCGAGGGTCAAGGCTTGGCTGGCGCGCCGCCCGCATTGGCACGTCCACTTCACGCCTACGTCAGCGTCATGGATCAACCAGGTGGACCGCTGGTTCGCCGAATTGACCCGCAAGCAGCTACAGCGGGGCGTGCACCGATCAACCGTAGAGTTGGAGGCCGACATTGTGGCATTCATCGAGGCCCACAACGAGAACCCAACGCCGTACAAGTGGGTCAAATCCGCAGACGAAATCCTCGCATCCGTCAAACGGTTCTGCCAGCAAACTCAGCAAACCTTATGCCGCGAACTTTAG
- a CDS encoding IS5 family transposase (programmed frameshift) has translation MSSNFRLTEEQFNKISPLLPNKPRGVPRVDDRRVLSGIIFCIQRGYRWSDVPPEYGPAKTLYNRWKRWSEAGVFERVFDALARETADLSTLMIDASHVKTHRIAANGVKKTARGRSIGKTKGGLNSKLHLVCDGGGCPVHLGLTAGNRADISQARQCLEPYVAKGCTVIADRGYDANHLRDWLTKAEATACIPPRKNRKVQFEYDADLYKTRNIVERMFNRLKDWRQLSLRTFRCPNTFLAAAHIAATVIWFL, from the exons ATGTCGTCGAATTTCCGGCTCACCGAAGAACAGTTCAATAAAATCAGTCCTTTGCTGCCAAACAAGCCCCGAGGCGTGCCACGGGTGGATGATCGTCGTGTCTTGTCCGGGATCATTTTCTGTATCCAGCGAGGCTATCGCTGGTCCGATGTGCCGCCCGAATATGGCCCGGCAAAGACGCTCTACAACCGCTGGAAACGTTGGTCCGAGGCAGGCGTTTTCGAACGTGTCTTTGACGCGCTGGCGCGCGAGACGGCCGACCTGTCGACACTCATGATCGATGCGAGCCATGTCAAAACGCATCGGATCGCAGCGAACGGTGTCAAAAAAACAGCCCGG GGACGGAGCATCGGCAAGACCAAAGGCGGGCTGAATTCGAAGCTGCATCTGGTTTGCGACGGTGGCGGTTGCCCGGTTCACTTGGGGCTGACTGCGGGAAATCGGGCCGATATTTCCCAAGCACGCCAGTGCCTTGAACCCTATGTCGCCAAAGGCTGCACCGTCATCGCGGACCGTGGCTATGACGCCAATCACCTGCGTGACTGGCTGACCAAGGCAGAGGCAACAGCCTGCATCCCGCCCCGCAAAAACCGCAAGGTGCAGTTTGAATATGACGCAGATCTCTACAAAACCCGCAATATCGTAGAGCGCATGTTCAATCGCCTGAAAGACTGGCGACAACTCAGCCTGCGCACATTCCGATGCCCCAACACCTTCCTCGCGGCCGCCCACATCGCCGCTACAGTGATTTGGTTCTTATGA
- a CDS encoding L-serine ammonia-lyase, translated as MFLSIFDIFKIGIGPSSSHTMGPMSAAARFLDDLRGGREKEPGAGDPARLACSLHGSLAFTGKGHATDRAVILGLCGLTPATLDPDQAETLEAELRARGQVTPPGLPQMRFDPATDLVFDYETILPGHANGMILRAFDTNGNLHMEETYYSIGGGFVMTAAELAAQEQGRAGQLHAEQEHVDYPYPFGSAAEMLAMGRASGKSIVEMKWANETAGRGRTEVAGQLDTLRTAMEACLDRGLRMDGELPGGLRVKRRARAIHDQLQAEAGSNIAQPHVVNDWLSVYAMAVNEENAAGARVVTAPTNGAAGVIPAVLRYYRSHCIGATEHGSTDFLMAAAAIGGLIKYNASISGAEVGCQGEVGSAAAMAAAGLCAALGGTNEQVENAAEIALEHHLGMTCDPVGGLVQVPCIERNGLGAIKAVSAASLALRGDGTHFMPLDNCIETMRQTGLDMNTRYKETSQGGLAVNLPEC; from the coding sequence ATGTTTCTGAGCATCTTTGACATCTTCAAGATCGGGATCGGCCCGTCCTCGTCTCACACCATGGGCCCGATGAGCGCGGCGGCGCGGTTTCTGGACGATCTGCGCGGCGGCCGCGAGAAAGAGCCGGGGGCCGGTGATCCGGCGCGGCTGGCCTGTTCGCTGCATGGGTCACTGGCCTTTACCGGCAAGGGCCATGCGACGGATCGGGCGGTGATCCTCGGGCTTTGCGGGCTGACCCCCGCCACGCTGGACCCGGATCAGGCGGAAACACTGGAGGCTGAGCTGCGGGCCAGGGGCCAGGTCACGCCGCCGGGTCTGCCGCAGATGCGGTTCGATCCGGCCACGGATCTGGTCTTCGACTATGAGACAATCCTGCCGGGCCATGCCAACGGGATGATCCTGCGGGCTTTTGACACAAACGGAAACCTCCATATGGAGGAAACCTATTATTCCATCGGCGGCGGGTTTGTGATGACGGCGGCGGAACTGGCGGCGCAGGAACAGGGCCGCGCGGGTCAACTGCATGCGGAGCAGGAGCATGTGGACTATCCCTATCCGTTCGGGTCCGCGGCTGAGATGCTGGCGATGGGCCGGGCCTCCGGCAAGTCCATTGTCGAGATGAAATGGGCCAATGAGACAGCGGGGCGCGGTCGGACAGAGGTGGCCGGGCAGCTTGATACCCTGCGGACCGCAATGGAGGCCTGCCTGGATCGCGGGCTGCGTATGGATGGCGAGTTGCCCGGCGGCTTGCGGGTGAAGCGTCGTGCCAGGGCAATTCATGACCAGTTGCAGGCCGAGGCGGGCAGCAACATCGCGCAGCCGCATGTGGTGAATGACTGGTTGAGCGTCTATGCCATGGCCGTGAATGAAGAGAATGCCGCAGGCGCGCGTGTGGTCACCGCACCAACCAACGGGGCGGCAGGCGTGATCCCGGCGGTTTTGCGCTATTACCGCAGCCATTGTATCGGCGCGACGGAGCACGGCAGCACGGATTTTCTGATGGCGGCAGCAGCGATCGGCGGTTTGATCAAGTACAATGCCTCAATCTCGGGGGCCGAGGTTGGATGCCAGGGTGAGGTCGGCTCGGCTGCGGCGATGGCGGCGGCAGGTCTCTGCGCGGCTTTGGGGGGCACGAATGAGCAGGTGGAAAATGCGGCAGAGATCGCTTTGGAGCATCATCTGGGGATGACCTGCGACCCGGTGGGCGGTCTGGTGCAGGTGCCCTGTATCGAACGCAACGGGCTGGGTGCGATCAAGGCGGTGTCGGCGGCGTCACTGGCCCTGCGCGGCGATGGTACGCATTTCATGCCGCTGGACAATTGTATCGAGACGATGCGCCAGACCGGGCTGGACATGAACACCAGATATAAAGAGACCAGCCAGGGCGGTCTGGCGGTGAACCTGCCGGAATGCTGA
- a CDS encoding LacI family DNA-binding transcriptional regulator yields MRGRNPFDGKPQLTLRDVAEAAGVSEMTVSRVLRNRGDVSDRTRVRVFEAARELGYVPNKIAGALASNRVNLVGVVIPSLSNMVFPDILGGIGKMLDDTPLQPVIGTSHYDPDTEEKVIYEMLSWRPSGLIVAGLEHTTAARAMMRNAGIPVVEVMDVDGDPVAAAVGISHIRAGQDMAREIIARGYRRIGYLGSGSGGDHRARKRLEGFRKGLDEAGVALADSCFYEGMSGFGTGRKMTAEMLTRLPDLDFLYYNTDMNAAGGLLYCLENGMRIPDDIGLAGFNSFDVLDGLPMRIATMDSCRTEIGAKAAELIAANALSDALIALEPTFLEGETVRPRA; encoded by the coding sequence TTGCGCGGACGCAACCCTTTTGACGGCAAACCTCAACTGACCCTCCGCGATGTCGCCGAGGCGGCAGGTGTGTCGGAAATGACCGTCAGCCGTGTGCTGCGCAACAGGGGTGATGTGTCTGATCGCACCCGCGTCAGGGTGTTCGAGGCCGCGCGCGAACTGGGCTATGTGCCTAACAAGATTGCCGGGGCGCTGGCCTCGAACCGGGTCAATCTGGTGGGTGTGGTGATCCCGTCTTTGTCCAATATGGTATTCCCTGATATCCTGGGCGGCATCGGCAAGATGCTGGATGACACACCGCTGCAACCGGTCATCGGCACCTCGCATTACGACCCCGATACCGAAGAAAAAGTCATCTATGAGATGCTCTCCTGGCGGCCCTCGGGCCTGATCGTCGCGGGGCTGGAACACACAACTGCGGCGCGGGCGATGATGCGCAATGCCGGCATTCCCGTAGTCGAGGTGATGGATGTCGATGGTGACCCGGTTGCCGCGGCGGTGGGGATTTCACATATCAGGGCGGGTCAGGATATGGCCCGTGAGATCATCGCCCGGGGCTATCGCCGGATCGGCTATCTCGGCTCTGGCTCGGGCGGGGATCATCGCGCCCGCAAGCGCCTTGAAGGGTTCCGCAAAGGTCTGGACGAGGCCGGGGTCGCGCTTGCCGACAGTTGTTTCTATGAAGGCATGTCGGGCTTTGGCACCGGTCGTAAAATGACCGCAGAGATGCTGACCCGCCTGCCGGATCTCGATTTTCTCTATTACAACACCGATATGAACGCCGCCGGCGGGTTGCTCTACTGTCTGGAAAACGGAATGCGTATTCCAGATGATATCGGGCTGGCCGGGTTCAATTCTTTCGATGTGCTGGACGGGTTGCCGATGCGGATCGCCACGATGGACAGTTGCCGGACCGAGATCGGCGCGAAGGCCGCCGAACTGATTGCCGCCAATGCCCTGTCAGACGCGCTGATCGCACTGGAACCGACATTCCTTGAAGGTGAAACCGTTCGCCCACGGGCCTGA
- a CDS encoding plasmid mobilization protein — translation MSYADAADTGPCEGRQASPSNPTGAGTARAKEPLSETFVFRCTAAEKAQLRAKAEAAGLPAATLLREALGLTEARRRKPVPRVDPALVLAVGRIGGNLNQIARWLNHAMKVGRADLDTLTVARRLVVIERQLAALLDDPRARTGRAALLDTGPDRHWPDHRPRDDDRRPHRRGLRPAAHRQGLHHCPRSRNRRTLAVERRDFP, via the coding sequence ATGTCATACGCTGACGCTGCTGACACGGGACCTTGCGAGGGGCGGCAAGCCTCCCCTTCGAACCCCACCGGCGCGGGCACAGCCCGCGCCAAAGAGCCGCTGAGCGAGACCTTCGTCTTCCGCTGCACCGCGGCAGAGAAGGCCCAGTTGCGCGCCAAGGCCGAGGCCGCTGGCCTGCCTGCCGCGACGCTTCTACGCGAGGCGCTTGGCCTCACCGAGGCCCGTCGCCGCAAGCCGGTCCCGCGTGTCGATCCGGCGCTGGTGCTCGCCGTCGGGCGTATCGGCGGCAACCTTAATCAGATCGCCCGCTGGCTGAACCATGCCATGAAAGTTGGCCGCGCCGATCTCGACACGCTGACCGTCGCGCGTCGCCTTGTGGTGATCGAACGCCAGCTCGCCGCGCTCCTCGATGACCCGCGCGCAAGGACGGGACGAGCTGCACTCCTGGATACAGGACCAGATCGACATTGGCCTGATCACCGACCGCGCGACGATGATCGACGCCCTCACCGACGCGGGCTTCGACCTGCCGCGCATCGGCAAGGCCTACATCACTGCCCGCGATCCCGAAACCGGCGAACGCTGGCGGTTGAAAGGAGAGATTTTCCATGA
- a CDS encoding helix-turn-helix domain-containing protein, with product MGDYPNAILKSNAISPRAKLVYALLLSYAWNNDFCFPGQDTLADHIGIARGTVNRHVQELADKGFIKITRKGQGRANVYELNLKARVLGKHR from the coding sequence ATGGGGGATTACCCCAATGCCATTTTGAAAAGTAACGCCATCTCGCCAAGAGCAAAGCTCGTCTACGCCCTGCTCCTGTCGTACGCATGGAACAATGACTTCTGTTTTCCTGGCCAGGATACGCTAGCTGATCACATCGGCATCGCGCGTGGTACTGTCAATCGCCATGTGCAGGAATTGGCTGACAAGGGCTTCATCAAGATCACAAGGAAGGGTCAAGGGCGCGCTAACGTCTACGAGTTGAATCTGAAAGCGCGCGTCCTTGGCAAGCATCGGTGA
- a CDS encoding transposase, with protein MSKRKNHSAEFKAKVALEALKGERTVAELSSQFGVHPTMIHSWKRALLEGASGVFERGGKKAPEIDEEQVKELHAKIGERAVANDFLSRKLKPWGLK; from the coding sequence ATGTCGAAACGGAAGAACCACAGCGCTGAGTTCAAGGCGAAAGTTGCGCTTGAAGCTTTGAAGGGGGAACGCACTGTTGCTGAGCTGTCGAGCCAGTTTGGCGTCCATCCCACGATGATCCACAGTTGGAAGCGGGCGCTGTTGGAAGGCGCGTCAGGCGTGTTTGAGCGGGGTGGAAAGAAAGCCCCAGAGATCGACGAAGAACAGGTCAAAGAGCTGCACGCAAAGATTGGGGAGCGGGCGGTGGCCAACGATTTTTTGTCACGAAAGCTCAAGCCCTGGGGCCTGAAGTGA
- a CDS encoding IS3 family transposase translates to MTWHLRNDGHLVNEKRIGRLMRLMGLMPIYQTRQGKGW, encoded by the coding sequence ATGACCTGGCATCTGCGCAACGACGGTCATTTGGTCAATGAAAAGCGGATCGGGCGTCTGATGCGGCTCATGGGCTTGATGCCGATCTACCAGACCCGCCAAGGTAAGGGATGGTGA
- a CDS encoding M23 family metallopeptidase — MTRQRSAWIKAALTGAAFLASAARADAPLLVFPVDCTLGETCFLQQFVDRDPGPGARDFTCGPLSYDTHQGSDIRVTDLEAMEAGVSVIAAAPGTVRATRDGVPDLGRAAMPEGQDCGNGVAITHGDGWETQYCHLRMNSVAVAHGDRVEAGTPLGLIGFSGNTEFPHLHLTLRHEGRVIDPFDPSDTASCGGGAAQLWADPITPQMGGFISAGFADAIPDYDAIKAGTADAASLSARQAPALVVWGFLFGGQAGDQVRLSITGPDGAVIHSQTTTLERTQIQLFRASGRRTPPQGWQAGPYLGDLTLERGGTLIDRIETRVMLD; from the coding sequence ATGACCCGACAAAGATCGGCATGGATCAAGGCGGCCCTGACCGGGGCCGCCTTTCTTGCATCTGCCGCCCGGGCCGATGCACCGCTGCTGGTCTTTCCGGTGGATTGCACGCTTGGTGAAACCTGTTTTCTGCAACAATTCGTGGATCGGGACCCGGGCCCCGGCGCGCGTGATTTCACCTGCGGCCCGCTCAGCTATGACACCCATCAGGGCAGCGATATCCGCGTGACCGATCTGGAAGCGATGGAGGCTGGCGTGAGTGTCATCGCCGCCGCCCCCGGCACGGTCCGGGCCACCCGCGACGGGGTGCCCGATCTGGGCCGCGCGGCCATGCCCGAGGGGCAGGATTGCGGGAACGGCGTTGCGATCACCCATGGCGACGGATGGGAAACACAATATTGCCACCTGCGCATGAACAGTGTCGCGGTGGCCCATGGCGATAGGGTCGAAGCCGGAACACCGCTTGGCCTGATCGGGTTTTCCGGCAATACGGAATTCCCCCATCTGCATCTGACGCTGCGCCATGAGGGTCGGGTGATCGACCCGTTCGATCCCTCTGACACCGCCAGTTGCGGCGGCGGTGCCGCGCAGCTTTGGGCCGACCCGATCACCCCGCAGATGGGCGGGTTCATCTCCGCAGGCTTTGCCGATGCGATACCCGATTACGATGCGATCAAGGCGGGCACAGCGGATGCCGCCAGCCTCTCTGCCCGGCAGGCCCCGGCTCTGGTGGTCTGGGGGTTTCTGTTCGGCGGGCAGGCCGGGGATCAGGTCAGGCTGTCCATCACCGGCCCGGATGGGGCGGTGATACATAGCCAGACGACAACGCTTGAGCGGACACAGATACAGCTTTTCCGCGCCTCGGGCCGCCGGACACCGCCCCAGGGATGGCAGGCAGGCCCCTATCTGGGCGACCTGACCCTGGAACGAGGCGGCACCCTGATCGACCGGATCGAGACCCGCGTCATGCTCGATTGA
- the gloB gene encoding hydroxyacylglutathione hydrolase has protein sequence MAEIAQIVTIPCLSDNYAFLLHDPDSGRTALIDAPEAAPILAELKARGWTLSDILITHHHYDHIDGVEALRTATGARVWGAAADAARLPPLDHPLAEGDKVQIGGLTGTVIDVPGHTIGHIAFHFPQVHAVFTADSLMALGCGRLFEGSPAQMWDSLQKLAALPDDTLVCSGHEYTASNAKFALSIEPRNPELISRVERIRQARSANIPTVPSTLAEELATNPFLRADLENLKAGIGMQGESAKDVFAEIRVQKDRY, from the coding sequence ATGGCCGAGATCGCCCAGATCGTCACCATCCCCTGCCTCAGCGACAATTATGCCTTCCTGCTGCATGATCCTGACAGCGGCCGAACCGCCCTGATCGACGCCCCGGAAGCCGCCCCGATTCTGGCCGAACTGAAAGCGCGCGGCTGGACGCTCAGCGATATTCTGATCACCCATCACCATTATGACCATATCGACGGGGTGGAGGCGTTGCGCACCGCAACCGGCGCCCGTGTCTGGGGTGCGGCGGCGGATGCGGCGCGCCTGCCCCCGCTTGATCATCCGCTGGCCGAAGGGGACAAGGTGCAGATCGGCGGCCTGACCGGCACGGTGATTGACGTGCCCGGCCATACAATCGGTCATATCGCCTTCCATTTCCCCCAGGTCCATGCCGTCTTCACCGCCGACAGTCTGATGGCGCTTGGCTGCGGGCGCCTGTTCGAGGGCAGCCCGGCCCAGATGTGGGACAGTCTGCAGAAGCTTGCCGCCCTGCCCGATGACACGCTGGTCTGCTCGGGTCATGAATATACGGCGTCCAACGCAAAATTCGCCCTGAGTATTGAACCCCGCAACCCAGAGCTTATCTCTCGGGTCGAGCGGATCAGACAGGCGCGCTCCGCGAACATTCCCACCGTTCCCAGCACATTGGCCGAAGAACTGGCCACAAACCCATTCCTGCGCGCCGATCTGGAGAATCTGAAAGCCGGGATCGGAATGCAGGGCGAGAGCGCAAAAGATGTTTTTGCAGAAATACGTGTCCAAAAAGACAGGTACTGA
- a CDS encoding class I SAM-dependent methyltransferase, whose protein sequence is MHLDVLDLRQFYYRTRLGRIAQKAVRDQMLTFWPDGKGLTMAGFGFAVPLLRPYLPDARRVIGLMPAEQGVMPWPAGAENVSVLCREGQWPLQTGFADRVVCLHGLETSEHPAAVLEECARVLGPGGRALFIVPNRSGLWARRDATPFGFGRPYSLSQLEAQLKRHGFVPERHAAALFAPPSNRRAWLRSAEMVEKMGRKLSSYYAGGVILVEATKQAYAPTRPGLAEQLRRPLRVLDGVPQPAGLSGGGFPMDSQNR, encoded by the coding sequence ATGCATCTCGATGTTCTGGACCTGCGTCAATTCTATTACCGCACCCGCCTTGGGCGGATCGCGCAGAAAGCCGTGCGCGATCAGATGCTGACGTTCTGGCCCGACGGCAAGGGCCTGACAATGGCGGGATTCGGGTTTGCGGTGCCGCTTCTGCGCCCCTATCTGCCCGATGCGCGCCGGGTGATCGGATTGATGCCTGCCGAACAGGGTGTGATGCCCTGGCCGGCGGGGGCCGAAAATGTCTCGGTCCTGTGCCGCGAGGGGCAATGGCCGTTACAGACCGGATTTGCGGATCGGGTGGTCTGCCTGCACGGGCTGGAAACTTCGGAACATCCTGCCGCGGTGCTGGAGGAATGCGCCCGGGTGCTGGGCCCCGGCGGGCGGGCGTTGTTCATTGTGCCCAACCGGTCAGGCCTGTGGGCGCGGCGCGATGCAACGCCGTTCGGTTTTGGCCGCCCCTATAGTCTGAGCCAGCTTGAGGCGCAGTTGAAACGCCATGGGTTTGTGCCGGAACGTCACGCCGCCGCCCTGTTCGCGCCGCCCAGCAATCGCCGCGCCTGGCTGAGATCCGCAGAGATGGTGGAAAAGATGGGGCGCAAACTGTCGTCCTATTACGCTGGCGGGGTGATCCTGGTGGAGGCCACGAAACAGGCCTATGCCCCCACACGGCCCGGTCTGGCAGAACAGTTGCGCCGCCCGTTACGGGTGCTTGACGGGGTGCCGCAGCCTGCCGGGCTGTCCGGCGGCGGCTTTCCCATGGACTCCCAGAATCGCTGA